A single window of Eriocheir sinensis breed Jianghai 21 unplaced genomic scaffold, ASM2467909v1 Scaffold5, whole genome shotgun sequence DNA harbors:
- the LOC126992692 gene encoding uncharacterized protein LOC126992692 — protein sequence MESTLRQRYAALNLILCIVRLRRAKQAKKRAWMRSWLVRRERESVYHRLLKELSLEDHETLKNWIRLDKSQYHRLLELVTPLIARSDTRMRKAVTAGERLTLTLHYLATGESQASLACQFRISHNLISSIIPEVCRAIYQVLQPQYLHLPRNQSEWQHVASQYYARWNFPMCIGALDGKRVLISKPPRSGSEYYDYKGHFSLIMMALVDASYKFMYVDYSTIT from the exons atggagtccacgctgcggcaaagatacgctgctctgaacctaatactgtgtattgtgagacttagacgagctaaacaagccaaaaagcgtgcatggatgcgctcatggttggttcgtcgggaaagagaaagtgtgtaccacaggctgttaaaagagctgagtttagaggatcatgagactctgaagaattggatcaggttggacaagagccagtaccacagacttctggagttagtgacacctcttattgccagaagtgacaccaggatgaggaaggctgtcactgcaggagagcgtttgacaCTGACACTTCATTACTTGGCCACAG GGGAATCTCAAGCTTCACTCGCCTGCCAGTTTCGCATCAGCCACAACCTTATCTCTTCAATTATACCTGAAGTATGTAGAGCCATCTACCAAGTTCTGCAGCCACAGTACCTTCACCTTCCAAGAAACCAAAGTGAGTGGCAGCATGTTGCCAGCCAGTACTATGCAAGGTGGAATTTTCCCATGTGCATTGGGGCTCTGGATGGCAAGAGAGTACTTATTTCTAAGCCACCACGTTCTGGGTCTGAATATTATGATTATAAGGGCCATTTTAGTCTCATCATGATGGCACTGGTGGATGCCAGCTACAAATTCATGTATGTTGAT TACTCCACAATTACCTAA